The Archangium primigenium genomic interval GACCTGCGCAGCGCCCAGGCCATGGAGGCCGCGGGGCTCCAGCCCTCGCGGGGCGCGGGCCTGGCGCTCTTGGCGAACAACCAGGTCGTCTCCGTGCTCGGCATGAAGGACGAGAAGGCGCTCACGGAGACCTTCGCGAAGCTCGCGCGCGAGCGGCTCGGCGCGCCCACGCGGGCCGAGGAGAAGGTCCCCGGCGGCACGCTCGTCACGTTCAGCCGCGCGGGGGCACCGGCGCCGTCCCTCGGCCTCTTGCTCTCGGACGGGTACGCCCTGGTGGGGGCGGGCGAGCTCGTCGCCCAACTGCCGGGCCTGGCCACGCTGGCGCCGGAGCAGTCGCTCGCCCAGGAGCCGCTCCTGTCCGACGCCCTCAAGCGGCTGCCCACCGAGCGCGACTTCTACGCCTTCCTGCCGGGGGGGCTGGGCTTCCTCCTGCCCGTGGGGGGCACCGAGTCCGTGACGCTGGTGGGCTCGCTGCGCGAGGGCGCGCTGTCGTTGCACGCGGACATGCCGTGGCCGGACCAGGCCTCGTTCGAGGTGTTCAAGGCGCAGAAGGGGCCGGACCTGGCGGGCTACCTGCCCGCGGACAGCTTCCTCACGGTGCGCTACGGGGGAGACCCCGCGAAGCTGGAGGGGGTGTGGCCCTACCTGGCGGGCGGCGCCATCACCCGCGCGGTGCAGTCCAGCGGCGTCGACGTGAAGGGCGAGCTGCTCTCGCGCTTGGAGCCCGGCATGGTGGCGGGGGTGGCCCTGGCGCCCACGGTGCAACTGGGCGCGGGCCTGCCCCGGCTGGATCCGCGGCGCACCAACCCGTTCCGCTTCGTGCACCTGGTGGTGGTGGGCGAGGGCAAGGACGCGGCGGGCGTGGCCTCGCTGCTGGAGAAGGTGCCGCCGCTGGCGCAGAAGCTGGGCGCGAAGGTGGAGCCCGCGGAGCTCAACGGCCAGCGCGTCTACCTCACGTCGTATGCACAGGGCGAGGGCACGCACCTGGCGGCGGTGGACAAGAAGGTGCTGCTCGCCGCGCCCCAGACGCGACTGGAGGCGGTGCTGCCCACGCTCTCGGCGCCCCCGGGCCCCTCGCCGGTGCCGGAGGAGCTGCGCGCCTCGCTCCAGGAGCCGGTGCTGGGCGCGGTGCTGGACCTGCGGCGGCTGTCGGACACGGTGAAGGCGCTGCCCTCGGAGGCCTGGGGCATTGGCGGCTTCGCCATCAAGGCGACCACGGTGCGCTTCCTCGAGGCCACGGATGACCTGCGCGCGGTGACGCTGGGCGTGTCCGCCAAGGACAAGGCCCTGCGCGCGGACCTCACCCTGTGGCTCACCCCGGCGGCCCGATGATTCGCGCGCGGGACATCGTCAAGCGCTACCAGGACGGGGAGGGCGCCGAGGTGCGCGTGCTCGACGGCCTGTCCCTGGACGTGGAGGCGGGGGAGTTCGTCGCGGTGGTGGGCCCCTCGGGCTGTGGCAAGTCCACGCTGCTGCAGCTGCTCGGCGGGCTGGACGTGGACTACCAGGGGCAGGTGGAGGTGGCGGGGGTGAAGTTGTCGGGGCTGCGCGACGCGGCGCTCGCGCGCTTTCGCAACCAGCACGTGGGCTTCGTCTTCCAGTCCTTCCACCTGATTCCCAACCTGTCCGCCGTGGAGAACGTGCTGCTGCCCTCGCACTTCGGCGCCAGCGTGTCCGAGGACGCGCGCAAGCGGGCCGAGGCCCTGCTGGATCGGGTGGGCCTGCTGGCCAAGAAGGAGCGCACGCCGGTGCGGCTGTCGGGCGGCGAGCGGCAGCGCGTGGCCATCGCCCGGGCGCTCTTCACGGGCCCCCGACTGCTCCTGTGTGACGAGCCCACGGGCAACCTGGACGCCGCCACGGGCGCGGGCGTCATCGCGCTCTTCCAGGAGCTGCACCGCGAGGGGCTGACCCTGCTCGCCGTCACCCACGAGGAGCGGATGAGCTCGGCGGCGCGGCGGGTGTTGCGGCTCAAGGAAGGTCGGCTGGTGGAGGAGGGGACGGTATGAGACTCGCGGCATTGGCGCGGCTGGTGCGGTTGAGCCTCGCGCGGGAGCGGCGGGGCGCGTTCTTCTCGGCCTTCGGCGTGGCCATGGGCGTGGGCGCGCTGGTGTTCTTCGTGGGCCTGGGCCTGGGCGTGGGGAGCGTCATCCGCGAGCGCGTCTTCCCGACGGATGCGCGGCTGGTGGACGTGGTGCCGCCCGCGGTGTCGCTCGGCTCGTTCCTGGGCGGCGGCCGTCTGGACGCGGCCATGGTGGAGCGCCTGGGGGCGCTGCCGGGCGTGGAGCGGGTGTACCGGAAGATGAACGTGCGCGCCCCCGCGGCCAGCCTCTACAACGGGGACTTCTTCGGCCGCCGACTGCGCATGGGCATGGACCTGCTGGCGGTGGGCGTGGACCCGGGCCTGGTCGAGGGCGACGTGCCCCGGGAGACGTTCGTGGACCCCGGGCCGGGCCAGCCGCTGCCGGTGCTCATCTCCACGCGGCTCTTGGAGATCTACAACAACACCTTCGCGCCCTCGCGCAAGCTGCCGAGGCTCGCGCCGGACATGCTCCGGGGCTTCGTGCTGCCCGTGGACTTCAACCGCTCGTACGTGACGGCGCCGCTGCCGGGCGTGGACGTCATCTCCGTGCAGGCCCAGGTGGTGGGCGCCTCGGACCGGGCCCTGCTCGCGGGCATCACCCTGCCCCTGGACGTGGCGGTGCGCCTGAACAAGGCGCTGGGCCAGGACACGGACACGTACACGGGGGTGACGCTGGTGACCACCAGCCCGGGCGGCGTGCCCGCCGTGGTGGCCGCGGTCAAGGAGATGGGCCTGGAGATCGACGACCAGGAGCGGCGGCTCGCGGAGAACGTGGGCGCCGCGGTGACCCTCACCACGTCGGCCATGGCGCTGCTCTCCATTCTCATCTGCGTCCTCGCGGCGGTGAACATCGCCCACGCGTTGAGTGCGTCCGTGCGGGCGCGGGCCAAGGAGATTGGCGTCATGCAGGCGGTGGGCGCCTCGCGCGGGGACGTGCGCAACATCGTCCTGGCGGAGGCGGGGGTGGTGGGGCTCGCGGGGGGCGTGGTGGGCACGCTCGGCGCGGTGCTCCTGGCCCTGCTCACGGACCGTCTCGCGGCCCGCTGGCTGCCCGAGTTTCCCTTCAAACCCGACAGTTTCTTCTCCTTTCCCGCGGGGGTGGTGGTGGGCGGCATGGTCCTGGGGTTGCTCGCCGCGCTGGCGGGCGCGTGGTTCCCCAGCCACCGTGCCGCCGCGACCGACCCCGCCCGGACCCTCGCCGGATGACGCGTCCTTCCCGACAGACCCTGCTGCTCAATGCCGTCAGCCTCGTGCTGCTCCTCTGGCTCTATGGAGGGGACCTCTGGGACGCGCTGCGCGCCCGGAGCGCCGAGGTGTCCGCCTTCCTGGCCCCACCCCCCCTGGTCTGGCCCGCGCTCGTGCTGGGCGTGACGGTCGTGCTGGGGGCCGTGGGAGCGTGGGGCCTGCTCAAGGGCCAGGGGGAGGGCTTCAAGGGCTACCGGGTGCTGCCCATCCTGCTGGTGGTCGCGCTCTTCGTGGACCTGGTCTTCGCCGAGGGCCAGGGGCCGCTGCGCGCCGAGGACGTGGCGGCGCTCACCCTGTCCCAGTTCCAGGAGCGCGCCCAGGGGTTGATGCGCGAGGGCAAGGTGCCCTCCACCCCCGAGGTGCTGCGGCCCGTGGTGGAGGAGCTGGGGCAGCCGCCGTACCTCGTCCGGGGAGAGCGGGCCCGGGCCTGGTCACTCCAGGTGCGCCAGGACTGCACCGGCCCGGTGGCCGAGGCGCCGGGCCTGGAAGTGGGGACCCTCCTGTATTGCGTGGCTCCCCAGAAGGACCGGGCCTGGGTGTCCCTGGTCGGCCTTCCGGCGGGCAGCCGGTTCGGCCTGCCGGCGGTGTACTCCACCCAGGGCCAGCCCTACGGGGTGGTCGTCGAGGCGCCCCCTCCGGAGGACCCCGCGGACGGGGCGCCGCCGCCCTTCGAGGGCCGCGAGCCTCCCGCCGGACCTGGGGGCCCGGCACCTACACCGTGAGGGTCGCCTGCGCGGTTGACCCTATGGAGGGGCGATCGGATAGGCTCGCGCCTCAAACCCGAGCCACGTACGCCCGTGACGACCACTCAACCGAAGCGGCAACCCATTCCGTTTGGGAAATACCTCCTCCTTGACCGAATCAACATCGGCGGCATGGCGGAGGTGTGGCGGGGGAAGATGTTTGGCGCCGGAGGATTCGAGCGCCTTGTCGCCATCAAGCGCATCCTCCCCAACATCGCCGAGGATGACGAATTCATCTCGATGTTCATCGACGAGGCGAAGATCAGCGTCCAGCTGAACCACGCCAACGTCGCGAAGATCGAGGAGCTGGGGCAGATCGCGAACAACTACTTCATCGCGATGGAGTACATCCCCGGCAAGGACATGCGCGCCATCTTCGACCGCGGCCGCAAGAAGAGCGAGCCGGCGCCGGTGCCGCTCGTGGCCTACATGGTGTCGAAGATGTGCGAGGGCCTGGACTACGCCCATCGCAAGAAGGACGGGATGGGGCGCGACCTCAACATCGTCCACCGCGACATCTCGCCGCAGAACGTGCTCGTGTCCTTCGAGGGCGAGGTCAAGATCATCGACTTCGGCATCGCCAAGGCCGCGGGCAAGGCGACCAAGACCCAGGCGGGCATCCTCAAGGGCAAGTTCGGGTACATGAGCCCGGAGCAGATCCGCGGCCTGCCGCTGGATCGGCGCTCGGACATCTTCGCCATCGGCGTGTGTCTCTACGAGATGCTCACCGGCGAGCGGCTCTTCGTGGGCGACAGCGACTTCTCCGTGCTGGAGAAGGTGCGCAAGGCCGAGGTGGCGCCGCCCTCCACCTACAACCGCCGCATCCCCGAGGCGCTGGAGAAGATCGTCCTCAAGGCGCTCGCGCGCGACGTGGACGAGCGCTACCAGTACGCCAACGAACTGGGAGACGACCTCCAGCGCTTCCTCATCACCTCCGAGTCCATCTTCAGCCGCAAGGACCTCATGCAGTACATGAAGTCCACCTTCGCGGAGGACGTGGAGCGCGAGAAGCAGCGCCTGCAGGAGTACGCGGACATCCGGCCGCCCGAGGGCATGCTGGCCGCCATCGAGATGGGCTTTGGCGCCCACCCCATCTCCCCGCACTCCACGCCGCAGCTGTCGCCGCCGCAGGTGGAGCCCGCGCCGCCGCCCCCGCCGGGCGTGCGCCGCTCGCCCACCATGGCGGCCATGCCCAAGCTGACGGCCGCGCCCGTGGCGCCTCCCAAGGAAGAGGAGGAGTCCGGCGCGACGCAGGTCGTCAACGCGGGGGACTTCGACGAGGACAACCCCACGGGCGAGCACGTGGGCCCGGGCCGCTCGGTCACGCCCATGGAGGTGCCGCGTCCGCCCACGCTCCAGGAGGGGCCGCCGCGCGCCGCCCCGCGCCTGTCGCACCCGGGCATGCCCCGGCCCCCGGTGCTCGCGCCCAGCCAGGGCGAGAGCACCACCGTGGCCCGTCAGGGCCGCAACACCCTGGACTCCATTCCGCGCGTCGGACGGGACGACGCCTCGGGGCCCGCGCGCAGCTCGACCTCCCAGGGCCTCAGGCCGCCTCCGCCGGTGATGTCGCCGCCGCCCACCGACGACCTGACGGAGGACGGCATCGCGCCCGCGTCCGTGTCCGCCCCCTCGGGCCGCATGCCCGTGGCCGCGCCCCGGTCCCAGCCCGTGGCGCCCGCGCCCGTGGCCCCGCCGCCCGCGGCGCTCGCCCCCGCGGGGCGCAACCGCCTGCCGCTCATCCTCGGCGGGGCGCTCGTGGCGCTGCTGGCCATTGGCGGCGGGCTCATGGCCCTCACGCGGCCGCCGCCCACGGGCTTCATCTACGTCATCCTTCCGCATGACGTGCAGGGCAAGAACCCCCGGGTCAGCTACAACGGCAAGGACCTGGAGATTCCGCCCAAGGGAGGCCCCATCCTGCAGCCGGTCTCCTCCGGCCCGGGCGTGGTGCTGGTGAGCGTCGAGGGCTACAAGCCCTTCACCCAGAACGTGCAGATTCCCCCGGGCACCACGCCCACCCACGTGGAGGTGGAGCTGCAGCGCGAGGCCCGCCTGGGCCAGCTCATCGTGTTCACCCAGCCCGCGGACGCCGAGCTCAAGCTCAATGGCGAGGTGGTGCGCCCCAAGGGCGACAGCAAGACGTACATCAACAACGAGGTGCCCGCCGGCACCGTGCTGACGCTGGAGGCGAGCGCGCCGGGCTTCCGCTCGCGGCAGGAGCAGGTCAGCCCCGTGGCGGGCGCGCCCACGGACGTGCGCCTCACGCTGGAGGCGGACTCGTACCTGGTGGACGTGCAGTCCATCCCGGCGGGCGCCACCATCGTCGCGGGGGGCAAGGAGCTCGGCCTGACGCCCAAGACGGTGACGGTGCCCATGAGCGTCAAGCAGGTGAGCCTCCAGATGGAGTGCTACACCGGCGTGGACGTGCCCGTGGCGCCCGCCGCCAATGGGACCGCCCGCGTGAACGAGCGGCTCAAGAAGGTGAAGGGTCGCTGCAGCAAGTAATGCCGTGTGAACCAGACAGGCGCCCCGTCCCGGTCGGGGCGGGCGCCGTGCCTCCGCGCGGGGGCGGGAGAGGGGTGTGTCGGTGAGCAAGTCACGCAAGTCCGCCGAGGCGGATCCACTCGCGGAGCTGCCTGGCTGGGCCCGCAAGCTGGCGCAGAAGTACTACACGAAGACGGTCAACACCTTCCTGCTCTACGGCGCGGTGAGGGATCTGCAGCCGCTCACGCTCGAGGACGGCGGCCGGGGCTTCGGCCCCTTGCGCACCTTCCTCGCCGAGGAGCTGTTCGGCGGGCGCGATCACGTCGTCTTCTATGATCGCTCCTCGGGCATCCGCTCCGCCTCGACGGAGACGCAGAAGGACCTGCAGCGCACGCTCGCCGGCTACGACACGCTCTACGGCACGGACTTCGCCAAGAGCCTGCCGCGGGATCCAGGTCGGGCGCTGCAGATTCTGGAGAACTTCCTGCGCATGCGCCTGAGTGATGGGCGCTCGCTGGCGCTCGTCATCGACTTCGCCGAGACGCTGGTGCCCGGCGGGGAGATGAGCCACCTGTCGG includes:
- a CDS encoding ABC transporter ATP-binding protein; the encoded protein is MIRARDIVKRYQDGEGAEVRVLDGLSLDVEAGEFVAVVGPSGCGKSTLLQLLGGLDVDYQGQVEVAGVKLSGLRDAALARFRNQHVGFVFQSFHLIPNLSAVENVLLPSHFGASVSEDARKRAEALLDRVGLLAKKERTPVRLSGGERQRVAIARALFTGPRLLLCDEPTGNLDAATGAGVIALFQELHREGLTLLAVTHEERMSSAARRVLRLKEGRLVEEGTV
- a CDS encoding ABC transporter permease, producing MRLAALARLVRLSLARERRGAFFSAFGVAMGVGALVFFVGLGLGVGSVIRERVFPTDARLVDVVPPAVSLGSFLGGGRLDAAMVERLGALPGVERVYRKMNVRAPAASLYNGDFFGRRLRMGMDLLAVGVDPGLVEGDVPRETFVDPGPGQPLPVLISTRLLEIYNNTFAPSRKLPRLAPDMLRGFVLPVDFNRSYVTAPLPGVDVISVQAQVVGASDRALLAGITLPLDVAVRLNKALGQDTDTYTGVTLVTTSPGGVPAVVAAVKEMGLEIDDQERRLAENVGAAVTLTTSAMALLSILICVLAAVNIAHALSASVRARAKEIGVMQAVGASRGDVRNIVLAEAGVVGLAGGVVGTLGAVLLALLTDRLAARWLPEFPFKPDSFFSFPAGVVVGGMVLGLLAALAGAWFPSHRAAATDPARTLAG
- a CDS encoding protein kinase domain-containing protein, producing the protein MTTTQPKRQPIPFGKYLLLDRINIGGMAEVWRGKMFGAGGFERLVAIKRILPNIAEDDEFISMFIDEAKISVQLNHANVAKIEELGQIANNYFIAMEYIPGKDMRAIFDRGRKKSEPAPVPLVAYMVSKMCEGLDYAHRKKDGMGRDLNIVHRDISPQNVLVSFEGEVKIIDFGIAKAAGKATKTQAGILKGKFGYMSPEQIRGLPLDRRSDIFAIGVCLYEMLTGERLFVGDSDFSVLEKVRKAEVAPPSTYNRRIPEALEKIVLKALARDVDERYQYANELGDDLQRFLITSESIFSRKDLMQYMKSTFAEDVEREKQRLQEYADIRPPEGMLAAIEMGFGAHPISPHSTPQLSPPQVEPAPPPPPGVRRSPTMAAMPKLTAAPVAPPKEEEESGATQVVNAGDFDEDNPTGEHVGPGRSVTPMEVPRPPTLQEGPPRAAPRLSHPGMPRPPVLAPSQGESTTVARQGRNTLDSIPRVGRDDASGPARSSTSQGLRPPPPVMSPPPTDDLTEDGIAPASVSAPSGRMPVAAPRSQPVAPAPVAPPPAALAPAGRNRLPLILGGALVALLAIGGGLMALTRPPPTGFIYVILPHDVQGKNPRVSYNGKDLEIPPKGGPILQPVSSGPGVVLVSVEGYKPFTQNVQIPPGTTPTHVEVELQREARLGQLIVFTQPADAELKLNGEVVRPKGDSKTYINNEVPAGTVLTLEASAPGFRSRQEQVSPVAGAPTDVRLTLEADSYLVDVQSIPAGATIVAGGKELGLTPKTVTVPMSVKQVSLQMECYTGVDVPVAPAANGTARVNERLKKVKGRCSK